The following coding sequences are from one Mytilus trossulus isolate FHL-02 chromosome 8, PNRI_Mtr1.1.1.hap1, whole genome shotgun sequence window:
- the LOC134681541 gene encoding uncharacterized protein LOC134681541 gives MIILSNDKIKAFKGFSAYMSQGFVNGHSITLSEGNTLIFDMTETNTDGVYNTTTGIFIAPSSGMYGFTWTICVDGAYNDDGFGEFGTELVVDGNICGILHTDTEVRHDDECSTGFVIKYITEGGAASLRNIYSHQGRLLSNENRTRTTFTGWKLN, from the exons ATGATTATTCTAAGTAATGACA AAATAAAGGCGTTTAAAGGATTTTCGGCATACATGTCTCAGGGTTTTGTGAATGGTCACAGTATAACTTTGTCAGAGGGTAACACGCTGATCTTTGACATGACAGAAACCAACACTGATGGTGTATACAACACGACTACGGGTATCTTCATAGCGCCATCTAGCGGAATGTATGGTTTTACTTGGACAATTTGTGTAGATGGGGCTTACAATGATGATGGTTTTGGAGAATTTGGGACAGAGTTGGTTGTTGATGGAAACATTTGTGGAATATTGCATACAGATACAGAAGTACGGCATGATGACGAATGTTCTACTGGATTCGTTATTAAATACATTACAGAAGGTGGCGCTGCTAGTTTGAGGAATATATATTCACATCAAGGTCGTCTTCTTAGCAACGAAAACCGAACACGAACAACATTTACAGGATGGAAACTGAATTAG
- the LOC134681540 gene encoding collagen alpha-1(I) chain-like: MRGYPGQAGTPGSKGYKGDPGKTGHDGPRGFTGSTGPKGQMGDTGQRGNTGQIGPTGSRGPAGPIGQRGTPGMDGADGPPGVNGSKGLQGEQGPTGPSGLPGKTGPSGPSGPTGPSGPRGEIGSTGPEGPKGDSGDTGDQGNTGPRGDVGPTGPPGPTGPKGDIGPKGPSGI; encoded by the coding sequence ATGAGAGGTTATCCTGGTCAAGCTGGAACTCCAGGTTCAAAAGGATATAAAGGAGACCCTGGAAAAACAGGACATGATGGACCTCGAGGATTCACTGGCTCTACCGGACCAAAAGGTCAGATGGGAGATACTGGACAAAGGGGTAACACTGGTCAAATCGGACCTACTGGATCTCGTGGACCTGCTGGACCTATTGGCCAACGTGGTACCCCTGGAATGGACGGAGCCGATGGACCTCCTGGTGTTAATGGTTCAAAGGGTCTACAAGGAGAACAAGGACCCACTGGACCCTCGGGGCTTCCTGGCAAAACAGGGCCATCTGGGCCGTCCGGTCCTACAGGACCATCTGGTCCCAGAGGGGAAATTGGATCAACTGGTCCCGAGGGACCAAAGGGAGATTCTGGTGACACAGGAGATCAAGGAAACACAGGACCAAGAGGGGACGTTGGACCAACAGGGCCTCCGGGACCCACTGGTCCCAAAGGAGATATTGGTCCTAAAGGACCTTCGggtatttaa